The proteins below are encoded in one region of Effusibacillus dendaii:
- the obgE gene encoding GTPase ObgE, with protein sequence MFVDTAQVYVKGGDGGNGIVSFRREKYVPEGGPAGGDGGKGGDVVLVVDEGLRTLLDFRYQRHFKAPRGEYGKTKNQHGANAEDLLVKVPPGTTVSDADTGEFLGDLTRHGQRLVVARGGRGGRGNTRFATAANKAPEIAEKGEPGQERWIRLELKVIADVGLVGFPSVGKSTLLSVVSAAKPKIGAYHFTTISPNLGVVESGDGRSFVLADLPGLIEGAHEGHGLGDQFLRHVERTKVIVHVVDMAAAEGRDPWEDYLKINEELKLYNEKLAERPMIVVANKMDLPGAEEQLAEFRKKLGADTPVYPISGVTKEGVQQLLYAIADLLDSLPERDETLIDEPVVEERKVYRLEEEPDEFTISRDNEVFVVHSAKIEKLIKMTNFDQYDAVKRFQRILKQMGVDDALRKRGAEDGSTIRIGELEFDFVE encoded by the coding sequence GTGTTTGTGGATACAGCGCAGGTATATGTTAAAGGAGGCGACGGCGGCAACGGGATCGTTTCGTTTCGCCGTGAAAAATACGTTCCGGAAGGCGGTCCGGCTGGCGGTGACGGCGGTAAAGGAGGAGACGTTGTACTGGTGGTCGACGAGGGTCTCCGCACGCTGCTCGATTTTAGGTACCAACGCCATTTTAAAGCACCCCGGGGCGAATATGGAAAGACGAAAAATCAGCATGGCGCCAACGCGGAGGATTTGCTGGTAAAAGTACCGCCGGGAACGACCGTGTCAGATGCGGATACGGGTGAATTTCTCGGGGATTTGACGCGGCATGGACAGCGCCTCGTAGTGGCGCGGGGCGGCCGGGGCGGCCGGGGCAACACCCGTTTTGCGACAGCTGCCAACAAAGCGCCGGAAATCGCCGAGAAGGGGGAACCGGGGCAAGAGCGGTGGATTCGCTTGGAGCTGAAAGTGATAGCGGATGTCGGTCTGGTTGGATTTCCGAGCGTCGGTAAATCGACTCTTTTATCCGTTGTTTCCGCAGCCAAACCGAAAATCGGAGCCTATCATTTTACGACGATTTCACCGAATTTGGGCGTGGTGGAGAGCGGCGACGGCCGCAGTTTTGTATTGGCTGATTTGCCGGGATTGATTGAGGGAGCCCATGAGGGACATGGATTGGGAGACCAATTTTTGCGTCATGTGGAACGGACGAAAGTGATCGTTCATGTGGTCGATATGGCGGCTGCGGAAGGGCGTGACCCGTGGGAAGATTATTTGAAGATTAACGAAGAATTGAAACTTTACAACGAAAAATTGGCGGAGCGGCCGATGATTGTCGTTGCCAACAAGATGGATTTGCCCGGTGCGGAGGAACAGCTTGCTGAATTCCGCAAGAAATTGGGCGCGGATACCCCCGTTTATCCAATCTCCGGCGTCACAAAAGAAGGTGTCCAACAGCTCCTTTATGCGATTGCAGATTTGCTCGACAGTCTGCCGGAACGGGATGAAACGCTGATAGACGAACCGGTTGTCGAGGAACGGAAGGTTTACCGGTTGGAAGAAGAGCCGGATGAGTTTACGATCTCGCGGGATAATGAAGTGTTTGTCGTCCATTCGGCAAAAATCGAGAAACTGATCAAGATGACCAACTTCGATCAGTATGATGCGGTGAAACGATTCCAGCGGATTTTGAAACAGATGGGTGTGGACGATGCGCTTCGGAAGCGGGGGGCCGAAGACGGCTCAACAATCCGAATCGGCGAGTTGGAATTCGATTTTGTCGAATAA
- a CDS encoding Spo0B domain-containing protein yields the protein MKQDAPPNLQIWRWLTRLALLQLAAAAGLLVYGIAVPNQGSAAFAGFGLLLLSALGTGGFLPRFLHSDLRQMEADRMQAALYMLAESRHNMMNHVQLVKGYLQLGKYEKLLDPVEKMIGEAQRQSALSNLPGTELGYRLVQRDLQGNMLKFVVELENTAAFSGGEERKLADAILQLADMGEDLCQELGICVEWVVRAAKQRGKLAITLDVLGEDVTDTYMEGLTEELIDSGWVVQTGNEQNAYRLLLEVR from the coding sequence GTGAAACAGGATGCACCGCCCAATTTACAGATTTGGCGATGGCTAACGCGATTGGCGTTGCTGCAGTTGGCGGCGGCAGCCGGATTGCTGGTGTATGGGATCGCTGTCCCCAACCAGGGGTCGGCCGCATTTGCCGGATTTGGCTTGTTGCTGTTGTCTGCATTAGGCACGGGCGGCTTTCTGCCGCGATTTTTGCATAGCGATTTGCGGCAAATGGAGGCGGACCGAATGCAGGCAGCGCTTTACATGCTGGCAGAAAGTCGGCATAATATGATGAATCATGTCCAGCTGGTAAAGGGGTACCTCCAGCTCGGAAAATACGAGAAATTGCTGGACCCGGTTGAGAAGATGATTGGGGAGGCGCAGCGGCAGTCTGCCTTATCCAACCTGCCGGGGACAGAACTCGGTTATCGGCTGGTGCAGCGTGATTTACAGGGCAATATGCTGAAGTTTGTTGTAGAATTGGAAAATACCGCTGCGTTTTCAGGGGGGGAGGAGCGGAAACTGGCTGATGCCATTCTGCAATTGGCTGACATGGGAGAAGATTTGTGTCAGGAGTTGGGGATTTGTGTGGAATGGGTGGTACGCGCCGCCAAACAAAGGGGAAAGCTTGCAATAACTCTTGATGTTTTAGGAGAAGATGTAACTGATACATATATGGAAGGTCTGACCGAAGAACTGATAGACAGTGGTTGGGTTGTACAAACGGGGAATGAACAGAATGCATACAGATTGTTATTGGAAGTCAGGTGA
- a CDS encoding GntR family transcriptional regulator, whose amino-acid sequence MEHFGQSLPEQIAERIAQRILEGELQLGSRLKEASLAEEFGTSRAPIREALYILTLQGLVERMPRKGAVVKSYTSKELTQLYQVRCHLEEFALSEISLPLSDYGKQAFNTILDQMGNAVKNKDFHEYANLNMQFHRTLFDLADNKILASLYDHLEIPLQFLLKLSVGNEQTLVQSHQEHQQIVSLLFDGQRDKALEALKQHDLDSLSRVSKYVSRFKENN is encoded by the coding sequence TTGGAACATTTCGGACAATCATTGCCAGAACAAATTGCGGAACGAATTGCGCAACGGATATTGGAAGGAGAATTGCAACTCGGCTCCCGATTGAAAGAAGCGTCGCTTGCGGAAGAATTCGGAACAAGTCGAGCCCCGATTCGGGAAGCGCTCTACATTTTAACCTTGCAGGGACTCGTGGAACGGATGCCTCGCAAAGGGGCCGTTGTCAAAAGTTACACGAGTAAAGAACTCACCCAATTATACCAAGTTCGCTGCCATTTAGAAGAATTCGCGCTGTCTGAAATTTCTTTGCCATTGTCAGATTACGGAAAACAAGCTTTCAATACCATATTAGACCAGATGGGAAATGCCGTCAAAAACAAAGATTTTCACGAATATGCAAATTTAAACATGCAGTTTCACCGGACTCTCTTCGACTTGGCGGACAACAAAATTCTAGCCAGTCTGTATGATCATTTGGAAATTCCTTTGCAGTTTCTGTTAAAATTGTCTGTCGGCAATGAACAGACTTTGGTGCAATCGCATCAGGAACACCAGCAAATTGTCTCTCTTCTCTTCGACGGGCAGCGTGACAAAGCGCTGGAGGCGTTGAAACAACACGATTTGGACAGTTTGTCCCGCGTTTCAAAATATGTAAGCCGATTTAAAGAAAACAATTGA
- a CDS encoding enoyl-CoA hydratase/isomerase family protein produces the protein MHVLVYRKPDEGSIRLQQSRKMAIITINREQKRNALSRDFWQQLYEMVSHVHHSRRSELLIIRGQGDSFTSGSDIAEFSRMSLPEVDEAFEMMEKAISAVERIPIPTIGMITGVAMGAGFELALACDIRIGCEKTKMGIPVGRLGITLSPKFAKRLVDLLGPSRAKDLVYTGRVYAGEEAYRLGLLNYYTSSAELSAATLQLANTIQHQSPASLRAIKQSVSYCVQMTEPAWNDRGFPYFVDEHDFPEGVKAYVEKRSPKFERSAWRYKNETVTRH, from the coding sequence ATGCATGTACTCGTATACCGGAAACCGGATGAAGGGTCGATACGGTTGCAGCAAAGCCGCAAAATGGCCATTATTACCATCAATCGCGAACAAAAACGAAACGCTTTATCGCGAGATTTTTGGCAGCAATTGTATGAAATGGTGTCCCATGTACACCACTCCCGCCGTTCCGAATTGTTGATTATTCGGGGACAAGGGGATTCGTTTACTTCCGGGTCTGACATTGCGGAATTTAGCCGCATGTCGCTGCCGGAAGTCGATGAAGCATTCGAAATGATGGAGAAAGCAATCTCCGCCGTAGAACGAATTCCGATTCCGACAATCGGCATGATTACAGGCGTTGCGATGGGAGCCGGATTTGAGCTTGCACTCGCCTGCGACATACGAATCGGTTGCGAGAAAACAAAAATGGGGATTCCGGTGGGGCGGCTCGGCATTACATTGAGTCCGAAGTTTGCCAAGCGTCTGGTCGATCTGCTGGGGCCCAGCCGAGCCAAAGATCTCGTCTATACGGGTCGTGTATACGCCGGAGAGGAGGCCTATCGACTCGGTCTGTTAAACTATTATACCTCGTCAGCCGAATTAAGTGCCGCCACCCTGCAACTGGCCAATACAATCCAGCACCAGTCTCCCGCGTCGCTTCGCGCCATTAAACAGTCTGTTTCCTACTGCGTACAAATGACGGAGCCGGCCTGGAACGATCGAGGCTTCCCTTATTTTGTCGATGAACACGACTTCCCGGAAGGCGTGAAAGCATATGTAGAAAAACGATCGCCCAAATTTGAACGATCCGCGTGGAGGTATAAAAATGAAACCGTTACAAGGCATTAA
- a CDS encoding CaiB/BaiF CoA transferase family protein, translating into MKPLQGIKVLDLSRILSGPFCTMVLADMGAEVIKIEPPQGDDTRAWGPPFVGSESAYFLSINRNKRSIVLNLKTAEGRGIFLDLVKSADVVVENFRPGTIDKLGVGYEVLKQRNERIILASISGFGQTGPYAMLPGYDVIAQGMGGLMSVTGEPGRPPVKGGFSLADVGTGMWAVIGILLALQARNKTGKGQWVDSSLLETMISWQTYLAGNYFASGKNPQPLGGAHPNICPYQVFPAADGYFNIAVGNDSLWRTFCKVMELDIVDDPRYATNPKRVENRDELVPFLETIFRTKPFKHWVDLLSNAGVPAGPVYQLSDLYEDPHVLARDMLVTMQHPKIGEIKQVGIPVKMSDTPGEIVSPPPLLGQHSREILRELGFSDSDIAELYKSGVTAGEPLESSDNQTA; encoded by the coding sequence ATGAAACCGTTACAAGGCATTAAAGTACTTGATCTTTCCCGGATTTTGAGCGGACCTTTTTGTACGATGGTGCTAGCCGATATGGGAGCGGAAGTCATCAAAATCGAACCGCCGCAAGGCGACGACACACGCGCTTGGGGCCCCCCGTTTGTCGGCAGTGAGAGCGCCTATTTTCTCAGCATTAACCGGAACAAACGAAGCATCGTGTTAAATCTTAAAACTGCCGAAGGCAGAGGTATTTTTCTTGATCTTGTCAAATCGGCCGATGTAGTCGTGGAAAACTTCCGCCCCGGGACGATTGACAAATTGGGCGTCGGTTATGAGGTGCTAAAACAGCGGAACGAACGGATCATTCTTGCCTCCATCTCCGGGTTCGGACAAACAGGCCCTTACGCCATGCTGCCCGGTTATGATGTGATCGCACAAGGCATGGGCGGTTTGATGTCTGTCACGGGAGAACCGGGGCGTCCACCTGTAAAAGGCGGTTTCTCGTTGGCTGACGTGGGAACCGGCATGTGGGCTGTGATTGGAATTTTGCTGGCGTTGCAAGCTCGCAACAAAACTGGAAAAGGACAGTGGGTGGACTCTTCGTTGCTGGAAACGATGATCTCTTGGCAGACCTACTTGGCAGGCAACTACTTTGCCAGCGGGAAAAACCCGCAACCGCTTGGCGGCGCCCATCCGAACATCTGTCCTTATCAGGTGTTTCCTGCGGCAGACGGGTACTTCAACATTGCGGTCGGCAATGACTCCTTATGGAGAACATTCTGCAAAGTGATGGAACTGGATATTGTAGACGATCCGCGTTATGCGACAAATCCGAAACGGGTAGAGAATCGCGACGAACTGGTTCCGTTTTTGGAAACTATATTCCGCACGAAACCGTTCAAACATTGGGTGGATTTGTTAAGCAACGCGGGCGTTCCGGCTGGTCCCGTTTACCAGTTGTCCGACTTGTACGAGGATCCTCACGTATTGGCACGCGATATGCTCGTGACGATGCAGCACCCCAAAATCGGTGAGATCAAACAGGTCGGCATCCCGGTCAAAATGTCGGACACACCTGGCGAAATCGTTTCCCCACCGCCGCTGCTCGGTCAACATTCGCGGGAGATCCTGCGCGAATTGGGATTTAGCGACAGCGATATTGCGGAACTGTACAAAAGTGGCGTGACCGCTGGGGAACCTTTAGAGTCAAGCGACAACCAAACAGCCTAA
- a CDS encoding glycosyltransferase family 2 protein, which produces MMIRVLLLLSSLIAMWVYIGWRILYTLPNGYAIIFAMLLLLVEVIEAIQSTIFYLIIFDPTDRQPPSLPDQLWTVDVLIATYNEPVEILKKTAAACKNLDYPSEFLHIWICDDGRREEVRLLAEELEIGYLTRPSNEHAKAGNLNHALTHIKGELLVTLDADMIPKPEFLKRTAGFFKFHRVAFVQTPQSFYNEDIFQFNLFQNRSIPNEQDLFMRVIQAGRDRFNAVIYAGSNAVFRRSAIDSIGGFATGTITEDFATGMLLQAKGYRTVFLNEVLAEGLATESLPDLLKQRIRWGRGTIQTVRKWNPLCIEGLSLMQRILYMTSFVYWYSGIGKMIFISAPLLFLIFGIPVLNTTLSGLLGFWLPHFILSGIVFRVCTNKVRDRFWSHVYDTAMAPAISWAILVETFTRKPIPFRVTPKGVTAGQTKFHKELVIPHLVFLAISVLGIIIGLFILLQGTDQQVKESVLINLFWSVYNLIGLVVSIMLGWERPRMRNTERFERSYKIVVETEGVEISGTTINISEDGCRILLNHPIPLSKSLKLIMYGQETHEFQGTIVHFDLHPEGFQAGIQFEPLNLRDYQRWIRELYGTQPEKTSFQLQRGSNSISVFLEYFKHFQFLYRPKNRKSQRIKTNIDCQVQLLPAVTLLAVEEAAAANFDSFNRDLRMTAMRPGEIHDVSLQGCQLRVGNVRTCKPGDGVAVALPHIYQILIGRVVYAQPSGKEFLIGVNWIDEITGRRVMEVLMSNNLRR; this is translated from the coding sequence ATGATGATTCGTGTACTTCTGCTTCTTTCCTCGTTAATTGCCATGTGGGTGTATATAGGATGGCGAATCCTTTATACTCTCCCGAACGGTTATGCCATTATCTTTGCAATGTTGCTTCTTCTAGTTGAAGTAATTGAAGCGATACAAAGCACTATTTTTTACTTAATCATCTTCGACCCGACCGATAGACAACCACCCTCCCTTCCCGACCAGTTGTGGACAGTGGATGTATTGATAGCCACTTATAATGAGCCGGTGGAAATCCTTAAAAAAACCGCAGCAGCCTGCAAAAACTTGGATTATCCAAGTGAGTTTCTTCATATTTGGATCTGCGACGATGGACGACGCGAAGAGGTACGATTACTTGCTGAAGAGTTAGAAATTGGATATCTCACTCGCCCATCCAACGAACACGCGAAAGCGGGTAATCTAAATCATGCTCTTACACACATCAAAGGGGAACTTTTGGTCACTCTTGATGCCGACATGATTCCAAAACCGGAGTTTTTGAAACGTACCGCAGGATTCTTTAAGTTTCACCGTGTTGCCTTTGTTCAAACCCCCCAGTCTTTTTATAACGAAGACATCTTCCAGTTTAACTTGTTCCAAAACAGGAGCATTCCAAACGAGCAGGATTTGTTCATGAGAGTGATTCAGGCGGGGCGAGACCGATTTAATGCTGTCATTTATGCAGGAAGCAATGCAGTTTTTCGCCGTAGTGCGATTGATTCAATCGGTGGATTTGCAACTGGCACCATCACCGAGGATTTCGCTACCGGTATGCTTTTACAAGCCAAAGGTTACAGGACTGTGTTTCTCAATGAAGTGTTGGCTGAGGGATTGGCAACCGAGTCCTTGCCTGACCTTTTAAAACAGAGAATTCGTTGGGGACGCGGAACCATCCAGACGGTTCGGAAATGGAATCCCCTGTGTATCGAAGGATTATCTTTGATGCAACGAATCTTATACATGACTTCGTTTGTGTATTGGTACTCTGGGATCGGGAAGATGATTTTCATCTCGGCGCCTTTGCTATTTTTAATATTTGGCATTCCAGTTTTGAACACAACTCTGAGTGGATTGTTAGGGTTTTGGTTGCCTCACTTTATTTTATCAGGTATCGTGTTTCGAGTTTGCACCAACAAAGTGAGGGATCGGTTTTGGAGCCATGTCTACGACACAGCTATGGCACCGGCAATTTCTTGGGCTATCCTGGTAGAGACCTTTACACGAAAACCTATACCATTCCGTGTGACTCCAAAAGGTGTTACAGCCGGTCAAACTAAATTTCACAAAGAGCTTGTTATTCCGCATCTTGTCTTTTTAGCAATTTCCGTACTTGGAATCATAATCGGATTATTTATTCTACTACAGGGAACGGATCAACAAGTAAAAGAATCTGTGTTGATTAATCTGTTTTGGTCCGTCTATAACCTCATCGGACTGGTGGTGTCCATTATGTTGGGATGGGAACGTCCGCGAATGAGAAATACAGAACGATTTGAACGATCCTACAAAATAGTTGTGGAAACAGAAGGAGTTGAGATCTCCGGAACCACGATCAATATAAGCGAGGACGGCTGCCGTATATTGTTGAATCATCCAATTCCTTTGTCGAAGAGTCTGAAACTGATTATGTATGGCCAAGAAACTCATGAATTTCAGGGGACAATTGTCCATTTTGATTTGCACCCCGAAGGGTTTCAAGCGGGAATCCAATTTGAACCACTGAACTTAAGAGATTATCAACGGTGGATAAGAGAGCTTTACGGCACCCAACCCGAAAAGACAAGTTTCCAACTCCAACGAGGCAGCAACTCTATTTCTGTATTTTTAGAGTACTTTAAGCACTTTCAATTTCTATACAGACCAAAAAATCGAAAGTCCCAAAGGATCAAAACAAATATTGACTGCCAAGTGCAATTACTGCCCGCCGTTACTTTATTGGCAGTCGAAGAAGCGGCGGCGGCAAATTTCGATTCTTTCAACAGGGACCTGCGTATGACGGCTATGCGGCCTGGAGAGATTCACGATGTCAGTCTACAGGGGTGTCAGTTGCGTGTAGGAAATGTGCGGACATGCAAACCCGGGGACGGAGTGGCGGTGGCTTTACCTCATATTTATCAAATATTGATCGGTCGAGTGGTATATGCTCAGCCATCCGGTAAAGAATTTTTAATTGGAGTAAACTGGATAGATGAGATAACAGGTCGGCGAGTTATGGAAGTTCTGATGAGCAATAATTTACGAAGATAG
- a CDS encoding sensor domain-containing diguanylate cyclase — translation MAKLLSKRMGVTKIIRQLKQKANRDIAVIAVICLSVFLFGMSFELIQAWLYFFIILSIGLFAFCLRRWKDIEMVKKQLLGSEEALQETEIKFRELFHHANDLIFLYELTVDRKPRFLEVNDVTCQKLGYTREELLSMSPRDITDPECLVEMPTIKKELIEKDHVTFEWRYVAQNGHKLPVESSARVLTLNGEKVVFTIARDITERKRIEEIVNHLAYHDPLTDLPNRRLFEDRAALALSHAKRHHHMMAVLFLDLDSFKIINDSLGHDLGDLLLKAVTERLKGCVRKKDTIARIGGDEFTLLLPEIAEVQDAIKVAQKILEILEQPFMIKGHTFQITTSIGIALYPDNGADIDTLLKRADISMYRAKEQGKNNYRLYSFP, via the coding sequence ATGGCAAAATTACTTTCGAAGCGGATGGGGGTGACTAAAATAATTAGACAACTCAAACAGAAAGCAAACAGAGATATTGCCGTAATTGCTGTGATATGTTTATCGGTTTTTTTATTCGGTATGAGTTTTGAGCTCATCCAAGCGTGGTTATATTTTTTTATAATTCTATCAATAGGCTTATTTGCCTTTTGTTTACGCAGATGGAAGGACATTGAGATGGTAAAGAAACAACTTTTGGGTTCTGAGGAGGCGTTGCAAGAGACTGAAATTAAATTTCGTGAACTCTTTCACCATGCGAATGATCTCATTTTCTTGTATGAACTGACAGTGGATCGTAAACCCCGATTCCTTGAGGTAAACGACGTAACATGCCAAAAATTGGGTTATACCAGAGAAGAACTGTTATCCATGTCCCCCAGGGACATTACAGATCCGGAATGCCTCGTTGAGATGCCAACAATCAAAAAAGAGTTGATCGAAAAAGATCATGTAACATTCGAGTGGCGCTATGTCGCCCAAAATGGGCACAAACTGCCTGTGGAAAGCAGCGCTCGCGTCTTAACCTTAAACGGGGAAAAAGTGGTCTTCACTATTGCCCGCGACATCACAGAGCGTAAGCGCATCGAAGAAATTGTGAACCATTTGGCCTATCATGATCCTTTGACCGATCTTCCCAACCGGCGACTGTTTGAAGATCGGGCTGCCCTGGCGTTATCTCATGCCAAACGCCATCACCATATGATGGCCGTGCTTTTTCTCGATCTGGATAGCTTCAAGATAATCAATGACTCCCTAGGGCATGACCTGGGAGATCTGTTATTAAAAGCCGTTACTGAGCGCTTAAAAGGCTGTGTCCGTAAGAAGGATACCATAGCGCGGATCGGGGGAGATGAATTCACCTTGTTGTTGCCTGAAATTGCGGAAGTGCAAGACGCAATTAAAGTGGCCCAAAAAATTCTTGAAATACTCGAACAACCCTTCATGATCAAAGGACACACATTTCAAATCACCACGAGCATTGGAATTGCTCTGTATCCGGATAATGGTGCAGATATTGACACCTTACTGAAACGTGCGGACATCTCTATGTACCGGGCGAAAGAGCAGGGAAAAAATAATTATCGGCTTTACAGTTTTCCCTGA
- a CDS encoding response regulator transcription factor, translating into MEEGKILIVDDEKEIGELIQLYLEKNGYQIFYADNGHQALEVVKQERPDLIILDLSLPDTNGVEICREIRKGSDVPIIILSVKRGSDDIILGLDTGADDYITKPFDPRIVVARVKANLRRALKRHNLHSKDHIARYGDLEFDLQSYDVKFQSHSVPLSIKERQLLFFLIEHPNQVFSVEQLYENIWGWDSDSNLRTVMVHISNLRRKIESDPANPKYIQTVRGFGYKFLVEDH; encoded by the coding sequence TTGGAAGAAGGAAAAATCTTAATCGTAGACGATGAAAAAGAAATCGGGGAACTGATTCAACTATATTTGGAAAAAAATGGTTACCAGATTTTTTATGCCGATAACGGACATCAAGCTCTTGAAGTGGTTAAACAAGAACGCCCCGATCTGATCATCTTGGATCTATCATTGCCGGACACGAATGGTGTGGAAATATGCCGGGAAATTAGAAAAGGTTCAGATGTCCCGATTATTATATTAAGCGTCAAGAGAGGTTCGGACGATATTATTTTGGGGTTAGATACAGGTGCGGACGATTATATTACAAAACCATTTGATCCGAGAATTGTTGTAGCACGAGTAAAAGCCAATCTTCGCCGTGCGTTAAAACGCCATAATCTTCACAGTAAGGATCATATAGCGAGATACGGCGACTTGGAATTTGATTTACAAAGCTACGATGTAAAGTTTCAGAGTCATTCGGTTCCACTGTCCATCAAAGAGCGTCAATTGCTATTTTTTCTTATTGAACATCCGAATCAGGTGTTTAGTGTAGAACAACTTTACGAAAATATATGGGGATGGGACAGCGATAGTAATCTACGAACTGTCATGGTTCATATCAGTAATCTGCGTAGAAAGATTGAATCAGATCCTGCGAATCCCAAATATATTCAAACAGTCAGGGGGTTCGGCTACAAATTTTTAGTTGAGGATCATTAA